TTTTTTGGGATCTGAATTGATCCTTTTCAGACGAACTAACTGGCTAAAAGGAATGCCAGTTTTTACTTTCCTTGGATGGGAAGATTTATAATGAAGAATGCCATTGCTTGCCGTGTTTTTTCTGTGGCCTGAAGTAGTAATTCTTCTGTTTCTCACTTCGATCTTATCATCAAGAAATTCTAATTGGCTGCCACCAAAAACTGACGTGAATAGCATGTTCATGTAGTTAATATCATTCAGGTACGTGACGAATTCAGTGAACCCTATTCACATGGACGTTATCTCctaatattgttttttatttcccTGCACTTTAGTAATGAACTTTTATTCGGCACTTTATGAGTTAAAAATTGCCACAAAATTAATCCAGCATATGCAAAGTTGCCATAAGGAAGATTCTAATTTAATAAAATTTGCAGCATTGGAGAAAGTGGATACCTCTATTAAAGGAAAAAACTTGCATGAAACCTTGCTTTTGAAGGAATCAAGGTGAATCTTAAAATTAGATGCGGCAGGTCCTCTTGGACTCAATGGTACAAATTAATATGCAGCACTATTATAGAAATGCTTTTTGTGCTGGTTTCTCTTTTATAACCCCATTCACATGGACATTATCTCCTAATATTGTTTTTTATTGCACTGCACTTTAGTAATGAACTTTTGTTCGGCACTTTATGAGTTAATCCCCACTCGTTTGGTATGGTACCTTCTCACCTGTTTTGCCTTTTGGTTCATTCACATCATTGGTTAAAAAACATGGAGGAACGCAATGACGATTATCCGGCTCCGTTTCCCTTTCTTTGTCATTTGCAATACCTGTTTTGAGCTGTACATGTGAAGCACCACCGGTCCTGCATGTCTGGCTAGTTACTCCCTCCACTTCCACTTAAATATAGacgagtatatatttttttgtaccaGTGCCGTTGTTTTCACTGCTTCTTTTTTCTGTGCTTTTTCTCTGTTAGTTAGAGTTGGAATTAAAGGGAATGTGACTTATTGTTCAAATCATATTTTTTAAAGTGAGATAAAAAGAGCAGAAAAAGAAGAGTAGAAATGTGTTCAACCGAGCATGTCTCCCATCTTGAGCTAATGATCGTAGGGTTCTGAACACTCCGACCAGCTAAAACTTTTCAAATATCTGtatgaaatgtcaaaagttttgttaaatGATAGTTACAATTTTAACAAAGCTAATTATTCTTTCTCAGTAGTGTCTTCCTAATGAGGATTACAATGAAAAGTGACAGAAGTGTATAGACAAGAGAGGATCTTCACAATAGCTGATGTTCAGAATGCAGCCTCCCAgcacaggtcacagagaatgcttaGAAAATTTTCTTAGTGCAAATGTAAATAGGGTCCTCTCTAGATCATTGAATCTATGTTTATTTAGTTTGCTGTAAATCATTCTTTACAGGCTCATCAAAAAGATATGCCGAaaattgaataataaaaaaatcatatttcAGTCTCTGGGTCTAATAAATAACATAAATTTGAGTTGATACATTCACTTTACTTATAGATTAAGCTTTTTTCAATTATGGTTCAAAAACAAATATGTTCCATCAATAGCTCAAGTTTATGTTCTATCCTGCCTTCTGAAGAACTCCACCTTCAGATTGGCTGCTATATATGAACACAATTCCATTATACATTTATAGATAGCTGATTATTATACCAAGGATAGAATATTTAACAATTAACATAACATACAAAATGATAAATCTCCTGTAAAAGACAGTGAAAAGAAAGTGATCAGTTAATTCAAACATAGAATAAGGGTAATGTCCTCAGATTGCATTATCTTTCATTGTGTCCTGAGGACTCACTTTCTGCTCTATGTTAACAACGTCCTATAACTTTTTGACTATTGAAGGGGGCAGACTGTGTTGTTGAAGCAGGTACTACTTTGTGGCCACATCATGTAGGTGTAGCCATGCCAGCATATGGTGGTTATTATTGTAGCAACATCAGCAATGTTGTGCGATTGTTGCTCATCACATGTGGTCATGATTTACTATATGCTGTGTTAACAGCACAGTACCTACCCCTCTGAGTGGGGAAGTAGTGATATAGCTGTGTTGGCATGAAGCAAAAAGTGAGCCACCATGGAGGACAGAAAGGCAAtactcttttacttttttttttgttccatggGTAGCCAGAGATTTAATACTTATGCAAGACAAAAACTGAACATACAGCTTTTATCTAGAATTTTAAAGCTCAATTGGTCCAAAGTTCAATTGACCAGAACAGGACATTCTAGATGTCCTTTGCTATGGCAAAGCTTAAGTCACTTGGTAGTCAGCATAAGACTATCAGCATTTTTGGAATGACTGTTGCTAGCATCATGCTGTTGAGTAAAAGGGTAGTCAACTGGAAATGATGACAGTTTTGAATGCTGCAATTTCTGTAGATATGTCTTTGAAATTGCCAGTACAAAAAATAGAACATTTTCAACTTATTACATTGAAAAATATGTAAGAAATAAAGAGATAAAGTCAGTAGTGAATGCAGAAATCAGATTTAATAGTACCTTTATTAAATATGAGAATAATAGTATGCCTTCATTTGCAAACAGCTGTATAGACAGATAAAAGGGAATGTGTCAAACATAACTATATTTTGCTATTCATGTTTCCGCAGATAATCCATAATTTGGTCACAGCTTGTGCACTTTACTGATTACCTCATGCAGAATGGAACCTAGAAAAGCATATCATTTGCAGCACTGAAGCCTCAACATTTTTGGTCTACTTTCTGTTGTCATTGGTGTTACTGGGAGAACAATTTGCAAGATGAATTTTTCCGATTCAGATTACAGCATTCAGTCATCAAATGAATCATTCTTCCCAAACTTGACCAGCATTATGCCACCAGATGACGATATAGACTGCACTTTGCCACTGGCAATAATTTTTACTTTATCTCTGGCCTATGGAGTTGTCATCATACTTGGACTCTCTGGAAATTTGGCTCTAATTATAATTATATTGAAGCAAAAAGAGATGCGCAACGTCACTAATATTCTTATTGTAAATCTCTCATTTTCCGATCTTTTGGCAACAATAATGTGTCTCCCATTTACATTGGTTTACACCCTAATGGATCACTGGATATTTGGAGAAGTCATGTGTAAGCTGAATGAATATATTCAGTGTGTTTCAGTCACAGTTTCTATTTTCTCATTGGTCCTCATTGCTGTTGAGCGTCATCAACTCATCATAAATCCTCGTGGTTGGAGACCAAATAACAGACATGCTTGTGTTGGAATCACAGCAATATGGATTGTAGCCATGGCTGGTTCTTTGCCTTTTATGATATATAATTCTTTAACAGATGAACCATTTCGGAATATAAGCATTGATTCATATGTTGGgaagtatgtgtgcatgcaagagTTCCCAAAGGAGAAATTCCGACTTTCATATACAACTTTGCTATTTGTTGTACAGTATGTGGGACcactattctttatttttttctgctatacaaaggtaactttttcttttttgttgcacGGTCTTGATTTTACCTTCATTTACTTCTGCATCTTTAGTATCTGTtatacagaattaaaggggtactccactggaaaaaaaacatttaagcaaatggtgccagaaacagatttgtaaattacgtctgttgcaaaacctcaacccttctagtacttatcatctgcttgtatgttccagaggaagttcttttcttttttaatttcatttctgtctgaccacagtgctctctgcttacacttctgtccattttcggaactgtccagagtaggagcaaatccccatagtaaaactatcctgctctggacagttcctgacatagacagaggtgtcagcagagagcactgtggtgagacagaaaggaagaaaggaagcatataacagctgataagtactggcaggattaagatttttaaattgaagtaatttacaaaaatgttttccaggggagtacccctttaaaattattttgtatacCATTTTttccagcaataaaaaaaaaaaaaaaaaaaataacacttatcccctatccacagggataTCTCTGGCACTTCATACAATTAAATGGATGACATGGTGTTGGCAGTTTCAGGATGCAAGGAGAGCCAAACCCCATTCGGAAGGGAGAGGGTTCCAGCAATCGGACAtttgtcccctatcctgtgtgaATAAGTTTCTTTGGTTGGACAAGACCTTTAACATGCTTAATATTATAGTACATAACAataagcaaatcccccatagaagcaaatccccatagcaaacctcttctaaactgggaggttcccaacacacgtgtcatcagagagcactcagacagaaaagaacaaccttaacttcagaagctcataagtactgaaaggattaaaatttattaataaaagtaatttacaaatcggtttaactttctggagccagttgatatatatataaaaaaagtttttttcctggataacccctttaaagatactaTCTAGGACTAATTTACAAATGAGTCTGAAAATGCCAAAATTGCATCAAAGGAGGGTATAGATAAGAAAATGAAAAGTTATTTAGTTTTacaatatactttttatttttatttatttttttaaccaaactCTCTAACCTCTAGTGGCGGACAGACAGGTGCTCGTTTTGTTACAAAGCTCTGTTTGGTGACTGCACAGTACATAGAATCAGTCCAGCACCTTCTGTATTTGTTCATCACATGACCAGAACAAATTCTTATACCCTCAAAGTGAAAGTTCCTATTTAATTAGTTCTAGCAGAGATAATTAATATATCCAATTGCATAACACTTTATGCTACAATAAATAAGCTGTATTTTCTAAaaccaaaaatgtattttaacatCTTGACAGATGTTGCAAATATTGTATATTACATTCCTAAAGGATAGCTAGAAgttgaaaaaatgtatatatacgtTCATGTTTTACCTGTAACAATCACAAAATGAATTACATTCCAATAGTAAGAAGCATATTAATCATATAATTTGAAAGTAAAGCGTATATAatttaaagggatagtccagcGGGTAACTTTGTTTAAAAACTGGTCAGGGAGAAGGGCTGGTGTTAAGATAAAAGAAAATGTTCTCTTTTACTTCCCTGGCCCCCTGGTATCACGTCACTCTCGTTCCTGCTGTGCGTGGCTTTGGGGTTCGCTAATGCTacacacccactcatccaatcacTAGCCACAGTAATATCCTGCCTCAAccactgattggctgaatgggcatgtgacatcacaaccccaaaTCTGGAAGTGCTGGACAGCAGGGACTGAAGCTCCATTAAACCAACTGCAGCAGTCCTAGGGGGCTAGGAAGGAAACTGGAATTGTTTGGGAATTATTCCTGTGCTGCTAAATCTCCCAACAGGATGGATGAAGGTAAGAGGGATAATCCTTTCCAAACTTTATTCTTTAtaaaacatgcaacgcgtttcaggaCCAGGATGGCCCTTTCATCAGGCATTCCCTTAATTCCCAAACAATCCAGTGTGTGTGTTCCAGTTTGCTTGATACGCCAGTCCGGCGTGTCATACCTGCAGCAGCCAGATAACACTGCAATAGTGTGATCTCCATTCTACCTGCTTGAGTGTTGTGCCTCTGCTTTGCACAACTGTAAAAGGTGAGCATATCACTCACCTATTGTGTAATTCCTCTTGGTCTGATGTTCTTTTATGTTTTCTAGGGGGCTGGGAAGGTAAgagaacattcttttttttttttttacttacacccTCCCTGACCACATTTTAAAAAGAAGTGAATCCCCGGATTACCCTCCCAGACAACATTTTAAAAAGAAGTGAATCCCCGAATAACCTATTTAAACCATTTGGTACAACATGCAAAGATTATCCTAAGTACAATAACTAATGCCAGTACATTTAATGTTCTTCTTCATAGATATTTCTAAGATTAAGAAAACGGAACAACATGATGGACAAAATGAGAGACAACAAGTACAGATCCAGTGAAACTAAGAGAATCAATATCATGCTGTTTTCCATTGTGGTTGGATTCGCTCTGTGTTGGCTGCCATTTTTCATCTTCAACTTAGTGTTTGATTGGAACCATGAGGCAATTGCAACCTGCAACCATAATTTGTTGTTTTTGATTTGTCATCTGACCGCAATGATCTCTACTTGTGTTAATCCAATCTTTTATGGCTTTCTCAACAAAAACTTTCAGAGGGACCTACAGTTCTTCTTTAATTTCTGTGATTTTAGATCTCGAGAAGACGATTATGAGACTATAGCTATGTCTACCATGCACACTGATGTTTCAAAAACATCTCTTAAGCAAGCAAGCCCAATAGCATAAAATGGATGATGCCAGTATGCTGGCAGTGTGTTGAAAGTATGTTCCTCCAATAAGCACAAATCCCTTATATATGACTTCATGCTCACAAATCACTTCATGAACATTTGTGTCTTTGGAATTTGTGCAACATTCACATTGCATCTGGACTTTGGAGGTCTTTTGCATTATTATGCCTTTTATCTCCCACACGTTtcagtatatgtggtgttttttatACAGACACTTATTGCCATAcctttatatagtataatatcatTCTATGGCTATGTGCTTTTTCTTTGTTCTCGTGGGTTAGTGTGGCTTTTGGCACTAAGAACAACAAAAATACACCGATCACACAAAACTGTGAATGTTACAATATTTTATACCTTCCACTATTGATTATACCCCAAAATATCAGATGTactctttactataattgttacTTTTTCATAGATGTGTACAGAAACATACAAGTATATTTTACACTGCGCTATTTAGACACTGCTTTATAGGTATAAGCttgaacctttttttcttttaataatacactgcattagtagTAGTGGTGCCAGGGAAGACAATATTTTAAGGAAGTGTGCCTTAAAGTTTATACAGTGAGAAAATTATTACTGTAGATGTGCTGTTTCTCTAAAAAGGACTCTACAGACCCTTTTAAGAGTGTTGTATTACTGATTTATTTCCCATTGTTGTTGGAGGTAATTGTGTCCATGGCTGTTATACCTAGATCATTTTCTGAAAGGCTAGGTCCATTTATTATAACAATGAATATTAAACACCTTTGCTGCCTTGTCTTTCCTTAGAGTTCAGAATAAAAGATAACATATAACCAATATATTAACAAGGTAACATTTCTGTAGTATGATTTGGTTTCCATACCCATCTCTGGGTGACTTGTACATTCAACTGCATCATCCATAAAGCTGATGCACATTCATTTGATCTATTTCATTCCTCCAAGCAACGTTAACAACAAAGAGAAGGCAGATTATGCATTGAGGAGCAAAAGATGTAAGTGGTAGTCATAAAAGTACAGATAAACATTCTAAAATACTATTATGTTAGATATTTATTATGATGTTGAAATAAACCAAATATTGCTtcttatacacatttttttgctaTGGACTTATCGTTATTTTTATCTTTCTCTAGGCTTGCATAAATAAGGATAAAAGAAATTATCATGCCTGGTGCTTTTCCTAACATCTCATTACATGGGGCAACTTTTTACACCCCAACATGCAGCCAGGATTTAAAGTGATCCTGTCAGAAAAAAAGCACTGCACAGTGCGTAAAAACTTAGACCAGTATCAGGCGCTCCTTCaaagataaataaaatatttgaaatcccatttattagcaacgcgtttcaaatTCGGACATAATTCTTTGTCAGGCAAAGAAGGCTTCCACATACACAAagacagtacatatatatatatatatatatatatatatacatatatatatatatatacatatctccaAAGAATGTAGAAGCAGCACTCCAATGAACAGTGAAATCCAAAagagtttattcacacatctgtaagAGGCAACGTTTTGGCTCGTCACTAGATCCTTTCTCAAGTTGAATACAAATTTATAGGCCCCCGATTAGACATtcaaatgagggggggggggtgtcactcaAATGTCAAAACAAATAATACAGATACTCAGTTATCAGTGATCATACATATTCAAATCGTGAAAAGGCATCAGTGAAAtacaatacatatttttttacacaCTATATATTGTGACATTGTGACCCGTTCATACAGTAGATTGTGTATTCATATCATATTCACTCAGGGTCCGATTCAGGAGGGCAGCACTCACCTGTTTTTGGAGATGTTCATGGTCAATATATGTCCGTATTCAATTCTTCCTGGTGTGTTTGTAAACAATCAAACCGCGCAGGTTTTTCACGGTCTATAAATTTGtattccactgcacagtgttatgcttgagaaaggctctagtGATGAGCCAAAATGTTGCCTTTTACAGATGCATGAATAAACACTTATGGATTTCACCGTTCATTGGAGTGCTGCTTCTACATTCTTTCGATATTGTTTGAGGACTTGGTCTGGTCCTGCACCCAGTTGGATCTAGAATCCTTTAAACCACGGTGCTACTATACAGTGATTTTATATCTGAGAATGCATACACTACCAGTCACTATAGGTCACCCAGAGATGTGTTCTGTCTGTCAATCACAGAAAGAACCCCAGGTGCACAAAAAGGCATCTTTCATAATTCAGTGAATTTAATAATACCATGGGAAAATATAACCTATGGTATTTATGAATTTACTGCAATACGAAGCCTTTTTGTTTACCTGTGGTTTAGGGAGgggcgaattgaatctgacgtaTCCAAATTCATCacgaaatttcatgaaaaattagatttgcaacaaatgcgaatatcagtGCAATTCGATCGTGCAAATCACCTCATTaaactgcggtccaggctccagggcatctaaaatgacaaatccacatgtgaggacattttGCAAGGgaccctgggaaggcgggaaaaggggcaggcgggatgaccctgaatcacatgcaccatgcagcctatcagcagcctgtcatccttgtgatgtcacaaccctatataatcggcagccatattgcggccagtcacttcatgctttcattgcagagagacagATAGGGACACACAGCGCtctgtgttggccagaaaagcttttttccagcagcgatttacctcctagtcacatcagcgttctgttgcatgCCACaagcgtacatctaagtggtgtactattttgttcccgtTAAaggctcaagggcctagatactgtgaaaggccagggaaaagtacacaccggctggtgttgtacacaaatactttaagCGTAGTGTAGcaaattgtcctcccctcataagtgtataccacatacctacatctaagtggtgtaccattttgttcctgttaaagtctcaagggcctagatactgtgaaaggccaggcaaaagtgctcaccggctggtgtgtacacaaatactattttaagcgtactgtagtgcattgtcctcttctcataagtgcatacaacatacagacatctaagtgttgtaccattttattcctgttaaagtcttaagggcctagttactttgaaaggccagccaaaagtacacacctgctgctgtactagacaaacactgttttaagcgtagtgaagcgtattgtactcccctcatatacgcactaagtatgttaggcagagaagttccaggatgtacacagaggagtggcagaggcctaaattcatcaggcgcaggcagaggttacagcagactaggggcgtgtggtagcaggagtcgcagtgagaagcctgagctcctggtatcagctagcggtcgtgtctcgaccagcaacccatctgctgtcattgactggttaactctgtcatccacttcatcccaagtgaaatctgacacccccagtcaatagtcggtgggttcctcagacacaaccctcagttggcatggcccgggagcagtcgctGTCCTCTAattgcctctttcctatgctgttcccactcCCATGGAAGTATCATaggttgtgggttcagctccactttttagtcaggacgatctataggaggatagtcagcaacccagccaagaagtggaggagacatccgccgcttccttcactaggtgggcaagtagtgatgaggagagtggcgtggtaggtggtgttgggaccGTTCAgactcctgaagcacacactgttgagggaCCTGAGGAGGACCTCAGTAACAtgctgacacaactcgatgatgattaagccaatcacacttgggagccaggtgcagaaggggcttcatcatcagaaaAAGTGGGTAGAAGGTTAtctgtgaggcagcagttgagccagcaaggtgttaGCATGGttaggagtcagcatggtggcagcagtgggaatctggagcca
Above is a genomic segment from Hyla sarda isolate aHylSar1 chromosome 1, aHylSar1.hap1, whole genome shotgun sequence containing:
- the NPY1R gene encoding neuropeptide Y receptor type 1 encodes the protein MNFSDSDYSIQSSNESFFPNLTSIMPPDDDIDCTLPLAIIFTLSLAYGVVIILGLSGNLALIIIILKQKEMRNVTNILIVNLSFSDLLATIMCLPFTLVYTLMDHWIFGEVMCKLNEYIQCVSVTVSIFSLVLIAVERHQLIINPRGWRPNNRHACVGITAIWIVAMAGSLPFMIYNSLTDEPFRNISIDSYVGKYVCMQEFPKEKFRLSYTTLLFVVQYVGPLFFIFFCYTKIFLRLRKRNNMMDKMRDNKYRSSETKRINIMLFSIVVGFALCWLPFFIFNLVFDWNHEAIATCNHNLLFLICHLTAMISTCVNPIFYGFLNKNFQRDLQFFFNFCDFRSREDDYETIAMSTMHTDVSKTSLKQASPIA